In Vicia villosa cultivar HV-30 ecotype Madison, WI linkage group LG7, Vvil1.0, whole genome shotgun sequence, the DNA window TGATATGAAAACTTAGTTGATTGCACGACTATTaaatattattcaatttgataaaataaattattaattttattaaaatttaaaaatagatgaattaatatttttggtaatattaattaatatgcaTAAAAATGATCCTCaaagggatattcttactccaaaagTAAGTATAGAAGAGTTAGtcaaaatcttaaccattgattttcattaatctaacaactttaattaattttttatataaaaaaatctttccaaaaataattagattaaacgATCGATTaaagccgttagattaatgaaaatcaattgtTAAGATTTGAAGTAACTCTACGACACTTActtttggagtaagaatatccctcctcaagAAGATGAAGATATTTTTACTCCAAAAGTAAGTGTAAAAGAGTTACTTataatcttaaccattgatttttattaatctaacggctttaattaattttttatatagaaaaattttaaaaataattagattaaatgatcaattaaaataattagttgTCTTTCGAACTCATTAGTTTTTACACCATTATTATTGGGAACTCATTTGCATTTAAATAAAGGCACtttgaaaataacataatcaatctcCAAAATCTCCACAATGAATCCATAGAACGCTTTAGATTCCAATATAAGATTATTATCTTTCGAACTAGAGAAATACATGGATTTGACCACAACAATAGCCCAACTATTTTGCACTGTACTAcgatcatctttttcttttgtataaaagaaaaaaaaatactaatgtcATATGTAGTTCAAGTTACCACATTAAATTTTGGCATGTACGACAAACATTTAATTATCTCATATGCATTATCATCATTAGAAATTCTTTCATTAAACCAACTAATGAATTTTTTGTTATGCTCTGTCAACAACCACTTGTCACTTATTCGGGAATATTTTTTCTTCATATGTCTTTTGTGAGTAGCTATGTAAGGTTGAACTTTATCAAGATTATTCAATATATAGAAATGTGCTTGAAGAACTACATCCATATCCATTGACTTAACATTTTAATCTTGAGTACCTCTACCTTCATATCTCTCAGTATGACGAGACTTTAGAATTCATATAGACTCTGTTTATAACAAATAGTTTGAACAAAACTCAACAACTTCTTATGTGATGTACCTTTCAATGATCGAAGCTTCTGGTCGGTGACGATTCGTCGTATTTCCTTTAAATATCTTCATGTATCGCTCTATTGAATACATCCAACTTAAACAAACTAGACCataaaatttgatttctcttactagatgaacaagtaagtgaaccataatgtcaaaaaatAGTGGAGAAAAATACATCTCCAATTGACACAAGATTATTGTAGCATCATCTTCTAATTCATCTATTTTTTGAAAACAAGAACTTTATTACATAtaacattgaagaataagcacaatTCGGTAATAATTACTCTTTCATTTTTTGGAAGGATGCCACAGATAGTCATTGATAGAAGTTGTTACATCAAGACGTAAAAATCATGATATTTTAAGCCAGTTAGCTTGATATGTTTCATTAATACAAGTTTCTTGATGTTTGATAGGTAACCTTAAGGAACTTTGATGTCATGCAAACATTCACATAAAATTTTCTTTTCCATTTTAGATAGAGTGTGACATGTCAGAGGCAAATAAGttctttttcctctttcttcTGGAGCCATCTTGCACCATATCTAGACGGGAATTTTTACTATCTTTAGTCTTGTGTGGAATGTTTATAAGTTTTCCTATCAAACTATCACACACATTTTTCTCTATATGCATCACATCAAGACAATGTTTTACATCGAGGTTAGACCAATATGGAATATCAATTAACACCAATATATTTTTCCATATTTCTTTCAACATGATCTTTTTTACACTTTCTAATGAAAATAGTAATTTGTTCTTGTCAATGATAAACTTCATCGTCCGTTAAAGGTTTAAAAGcgatttcaaattcattctctcTAGTAAAAGCCTTCTGCAATCTACATTCAGGATGATTGGGTTTAGAAATGTCTGATGCCCAAGGTAAATAGTCTTTTTTCTAAACTCAAGTTGGTGAAAACATATATTAGATTCACATATAGAACACACTTAATGTCCTTTGACACTGTATCCAACCAAATTACCATATGCAAGAAATTCGTTGATTATGCAAAATAACATTGCACACATCTGAAACTTTTCAACAAAATATGCATCATCAACGTCAAGGACTTCCTCCCACAAAGTGTTAAAATCTTCAATTAATGGACTTAGATAAACATTTATGTCGTTTTTAGGTTGTTTTGGTCCAGAAATCATCATACTTAACTACATATAATTGCGCTTCATGCACAATCAACGAGATAAGGTATAAATTGTGAGAAGAAGAGACCACAAAGTATGGTTAGTACTCATATTACTATAGGGGTTCATTCCATCCATGGCAAGCTCAAGCCTAATATTTCTTGGCTCAAGGCCAAAATCCGAAAACAACGAATCAATTATCTTCTATTGCAAAGAATCAGCTACATGACGAATGTTTCCATCACActttctttcatctgcatgccatctAATATTCTTTGTGTCATTCGCTATCGCTCTTGTCTGGTTAGCTAGGACATATGTGTTATGAACGAAATAAAAGTAATTGTTATGCTTTAATTTTGCAGAAAATAATTCCACCGCAGTTGTTTGAACCAACTATAGTGAAATATGACACATATAACCACggttgattaaaacaatcgtaattaaaagtttttcaatttttatttatcaataaaTGTTAAGAGAcatgtgtttttttaattaaaaaaaatggaaaaatattgatgttgagatTTGAAGCTTGTAACCCTTAATCTATGACCACTATAAAATTAAGAATTGTGATGAAAagtcttttaataaaattatattaccaAAAGTATATTTTGTAATAATGGTgcatattattatttcttttaaataagTGGTGATAATGATCATGATGAAATAATATCGAAGGAAAAATAAAATGTGTCTTCTTTTTTGCTGAAGTTGATAAATGGTTATAAAGATGTGACTGTCTATAGTCTCTCTTAGGACATACTTTAGTATGTACTTTTTCTTGTAACAAATCATCTTGAACTTGTTTCGGTGTGGCTTTGCCTCAGCTGTTCTAACCCTAAATGTCAAAAAATTATCTAATTTACATATTTAACacccttattttttattttttatattttacatcAGTTTCTCTCTCTTGCATCTAATAATTTCACATCCATTCAACTTTTACGGATTATAATGAATTTtgcttaataaaattcaacaccctaccctatcatttttatttcatatttttattttcttttatatttttgtgattatattTAATAACAATTTTCGGGTAAGAAATTCTCAAGTAAGATGatttgttaatttaattaataatattaaatatcagaagagtctacattatttttctaaaattgtttttttaaactaTTAGTCTCACGATTTTACTAATTTATTCTTTGAAATGCTCATACCAATTttccaaataaagaaaataaaaaattataattcttatagatataattattaaaaatattttataaaaaatagtcaATATCATAAACAATTTaaagaaaatttaatataaataaaatgataaattaaaatttaaaaatatttagagaaGTGAGTAGAGTGGCTATAAGTTAATTTAAAATAGTAGTAATAGCATTTGTTCATTTGTCAAAAATATATCTATTAGTgtcaaaatattaataaaaagtaaaataaaagtaTAGTTAATTAGTTCAGTAGTAATTTGCGTTAGACCCGTTTGAGACGCAGGATATGATAGAGACATGATAGGATATTAAACAGGATAAGCATAGAATATGATACAGACATGATAAGACTTATCCTATCATGTGTTTGGTTGATAGAATAAGTCTTATCATGtctgtaaaatattttaaaattaaaaaattgataaaaaaataatatttttaaataattaaaaaaaattcattgataCTAATTTCAAatgatatatatatgtgtgtgtgtatatatatatatatatatatatatatatatatatatatatatatatatatatatatatatatatatatatatataccattgtaaaataaatattttaaaatttataaattgataaaaaagatTATAATTAAAAAACTTTATTGACACTAAtgagtaaataatttcaatttttcttgaaaaagatCATGAATtttcgtgtatatatatatatatatatatatatatatatatatatatatatatatatatatatatatatatatatatatatatatatatatatatatatatatatatatatatatatatatatatatatatataaaagagggttatattgactccaagagtaagtgttcaacacttactccaaatcataactattgattatcattaatccaacggttttaattaaagttttatataaaaaaatatttccaaaaataattagattaaatgatcaattaaaaccgttagattaatgaaaatcaatggttatgatttggagtaagtgttgaacacttactcttagaGTCAATATAActatcctcatatatatatatatatatatatatatatatatatatatatatatatatatatatatatatggggacgactcaagtgagaacacttagttattatgaaaaatgagaacaatgaatcacaaccattagATTTAGATTTGCTGATTTTAATGGACAggatttgtttctctttctatgttgatttaaaataaataataagaatcgtagaaagagaaacaaatcctgtccattaaaattaacaaatctaaatttaatggttgtgattcaatgttctcatttctcatgataaccaagtgttctcacttgagtcgtcccctatatatatatatatatatatatatatatatatatatatcaaaattacCCTTGTaagaacatatatttaatttgatgaaaaataaaattaaagttcatacttttaaaattttaataattattttatttttaaatattctaacttttttattttattaaattaattattaatatttttaatttaatatcaaattaattttttattttaaattatattttattggagtaaattagtaaatcatttttcttatcctatcctgtcagattctaacccagctcatattcaggataacaatttgaactagtgagACAGAATAAGATAAATTTCAGGATTAACTTATCCTATCCTGGTGTGTCAGCAAATACTAGATTGAGATAGAATATAATACAAATATCCTATCCTGTCTTTTATCCTGCACACCAAACGGACCCAAAACAAATGATCAACATTTAATTTCCACAAAAGAAGGTTGATACCATTTAATACTAAAACGGACGGATTATTTCGATGATGAAAAACCAAAGAAAATTATAACGTGATTTAGCAATTTCAATAGTCTAtatttaatgattaaaaatatGCAATGAAAGTGATTCTAATATATTGCTGTCATTAATTTATAGAAGATtacaaagaaaataatatattgcgGTCCGTGATTGTGTAGCAGGATAAAATTGCACATGCCTGCCTCAGAAACACATATATATGTCATACAATCGAAAATTTTGCCGAcaatgttttgttttattttattttaatcctcGTGATTCTGATATTATCGCATTGTGAAATTGGCACTATTAGAAAAATGGTATTATCAGCggttcaatatttatttataatatctaTTTTATCTATAAATAGATTCCAGTGAGTCCTCTAACACACACCCCCAAGAACAACGTCCCATTTATAGATATGAGTTCAATCCAAGTTCTTTCCAACACCATAATTCATGCACCAAATCACAATACCAATTGCTCAAATGATCATACAATCGATCTAAACCCATTGGATCTACAATTCATCTCATTTGGATATAACCAACAGGGTTTTCTTTATCGCCATCCAGTCAACTTAGacatatcaaatcaaatccaaCACCTTAAAGACTCATTTTCCTCTACTCTTGATTTTTTCTACATCCTTGCTGGTCGTCTCAAAATCACACAACATGAAGATAACACTTTCTCTTGTGCTATCAACTGCAATAACGAAGGTGCACTCTTTGTTCACGCTGCAGCAAAATATATTAGTGTGGATGATATTCTTAAACCCACTCATCTTCCTCCTATTCATCACTCGCTTTTTTTAATGAATGGAGTCAAAAACTATGAAGGGACATCAAATCCATTACTTGCAGTCCAAGTTACAGAGTTAGATGATGGTATATTCCTTGGGATCTCGACCAACCATGTGACTGGTGATGGTAATTTGTTTTCCAATTTTTATAATTTGTGGGCAAAAATCTCAAGGGGATGTTGTCTTGAAGTATCCAAAACTCCAATATTTGAACGTTGGTTTCCTAAAGGTGTTGAATGTCCGATTCGTTTTCCTCTCACAATAGAGCCACAAAGTAATCTTAAAGGAAAAAAACTCAATCCACCTGAAAGAATATTTCATTTCACAAAAGAGAATATTGTAAAACTAAAACTCAAAGCCAACCTAGAGGCTGGTACAAAGAAAATATCTTCTTTGCAAGCAGTTTTAACTCATATTTGGCGTTCTTTTACACGTTCCCAGAAACTTGACCACCAAACAGATGTGAGTTTTTCAGTTGATGTAAGTGTTAGACCAAGACTGAATCCTCCTTTGcaagagaattattttggtaaTGCTATAATAGAATTTTTGGCTACATTGAAAGCGGGTGAATTATTGGATGATGGTGGGCTTGGTAAGGGTGCGTTGAAGATTAATGAGATGATTGCTTTGCACACTGATGAGAAGATAAGAAGTCATTATGAAAAATGGTTAATAAAACCGAGTTTTTATGTTACACCTAATGATATGTCCCATAATAATTGTTTGGTGATTGCTTATTCACCTAGGTTTGATGTATATGGTAATGATTTTGGTTGGGGAAAACCTGTGGGGGTTCGAAGTGGTGGTGCAGATAAACGAGAAGGAAAAGTTAATGTGTTTGCAGGTGTAGAAGAAGGTAGTATGGAGATTGAAGTGTGTCTTCCTTATGAAATTTTAGAAGCAATGGGAAATGATCTCGAGTTTATGGATGTTGTGTCCAGCTAATGTGGATTTCAAGTTCTAATAATGATTGAGAGTCAATTTTGACCTAAAATCATCAATCTTGGCCTTgatcttttttttttacataagtGATTTTCACATATATTTCAGCTTTTCATTTGTGTTtttcattgattttgttgcttttttCTAGTGTTTTTTATGTGGAGTTGTCTTCTTTTTCGTCTTGTTGTAGTGTTCATTTAGttcatattaataaatatatttaattcaaaattaatgtatatttaatcaataactttgtcTTCTATAACGTTGCAGATATAAAGGTAAGAGTATTCTAGACACttcaattttatcatatttataaGCATTGTAATACATGTATGCAATATTTCATTATATGTTATATTAATCTTGTGAGTTTTTTTCCtatttaatagttttaatttttagcGAAATTCATATTGTTCTTAATCGAAACTGCATACCAatttaaataatgtttttttttgtaaatgaaataaaataattgtcaaaataatttGATTATGTCTTTGTAGTACatgaatttttgttttaaaaggtCAATAATATGTATATATAGATACAAATAATAGTACAAAATAAAAGATGTCAAAACAATTATCATATCCACAAAGATGGCACAAGAGTGCTCAAAGATCCCTGTTGAAAAGAAACCAAGAGGAGAGATATAAAAATCAGAGAGAATTAAGACCAGCAACTCCAAGAACCATAAATACCATCAAAATAACAACACCCTCTAAGAGCACCTTAAGACTATACCCCAAGAAAACTAGATCACACTCTTGAACTCCTATTGGGTCAGACAGAGGATAGGATTCGCAAGCAAGTTAGAGATAGAACGTGAATAACCCACTGACCTACCCAAATACCATTTATAGGCAACTAAACATAAGAGTAATAAAATTTTCCAAGAAAACCTAAAAATGAGGACTAGAGTCTACAGAAAGAGCAATGTATTTAAAGAGGAGGGATTGATGATAATAGTTCAAGAAGTCATTAGCCAAGTCCCAAAATGGAAGGGTCCACATTAATACCAATAAGACAACTTTTGGCAAAGTTGACCTGAAAACTAGAGACAAGCTCAAACTCCCTAATTATAGCTTATATAGTCCACATATTCTCGATCAAAGCTTCATCTATGATTATAGTATCATCATCATACTAAAAATGAGAGATAACTAAGTCCAAATAGAATTTTCTAAAACCAGTATAAAGATCCTCTTAACCTAATTAATAAGATCACTAAGTCCCTCCACCActagaagaaattaaaaaaagagaTAATTATTACCCTTGCTTCAAACCTCTTTGGATACTTATCTTCTCAGTTTAAGACCATTAGCTTACATAGCCAAGTAAA includes these proteins:
- the LOC131616760 gene encoding uncharacterized acetyltransferase At3g50280-like; translation: MSSIQVLSNTIIHAPNHNTNCSNDHTIDLNPLDLQFISFGYNQQGFLYRHPVNLDISNQIQHLKDSFSSTLDFFYILAGRLKITQHEDNTFSCAINCNNEGALFVHAAAKYISVDDILKPTHLPPIHHSLFLMNGVKNYEGTSNPLLAVQVTELDDGIFLGISTNHVTGDGNLFSNFYNLWAKISRGCCLEVSKTPIFERWFPKGVECPIRFPLTIEPQSNLKGKKLNPPERIFHFTKENIVKLKLKANLEAGTKKISSLQAVLTHIWRSFTRSQKLDHQTDVSFSVDVSVRPRLNPPLQENYFGNAIIEFLATLKAGELLDDGGLGKGALKINEMIALHTDEKIRSHYEKWLIKPSFYVTPNDMSHNNCLVIAYSPRFDVYGNDFGWGKPVGVRSGGADKREGKVNVFAGVEEGSMEIEVCLPYEILEAMGNDLEFMDVVSS